Proteins from a single region of Runella sp. SP2:
- the recG gene encoding ATP-dependent DNA helicase RecG, whose amino-acid sequence MSQRTTTQFFDTKIEFLKGVGPTRAATLNKELKLFTFGDLVQYYPFRHEDRTSFQRISELNDTMSAAQLKGRIRSMTVIGEGHKRRLTVEFTDGTGIVEFVFFQSIDWHLKHLKEGGEYIAYGKPQRFGQRFNFSHPDLETINPENEGGGYFQPVYNLTETLRKKYLDSRFLSKIMRSLLEQATPHFRETLPQELVQKYRLLPKAEAMWGIHLPDSQYALTQALRRLKFEELFYNQLRLLKNKLLQKREYPGQVFSNLDMLKTFYQQHLPFGLTNAQKRVLREIHDDFKSGKQMNRLLQGDVGSGKTIVAFISMLMAIDNGAQACLMAPTEILADQHYRGLKPFCDALGINISLLTGSTTKKGRKIVLPGLQDGSIHIAVGTHALLEDTVQFKNLGLCIIDEQHRFGVAQRAKMWAKNETIHSHILVMTATPIPRTLAMTLYGDLDLSIIDELPAGRKPIETVHYFETKRLAMFGRVKEEIRKGRQVYIVYPLIEESEKLDYNNLMEGYESIQRTFPEYHISMVHGKLFPYEKDFEMQRFVKGETQIMVATTVIEVGVNVPNASVMVIESAERFGLSQLHQLRGRVGRGAEQSYCYLMTGVKLSKDTRIRIDTLCATNNGFDIADVDLKLRGPGDLTGTQQSGLMDLLLADLAKDGAVLKAAREAADEILQEDPDLVLPKNEPIRSHIDSLRKEETNWSRIS is encoded by the coding sequence ATGAGCCAACGAACCACAACCCAGTTTTTCGATACTAAAATTGAGTTTTTGAAGGGAGTCGGCCCCACTCGGGCGGCTACTCTCAACAAAGAACTGAAGCTATTTACCTTTGGTGATTTAGTCCAATATTACCCGTTTCGTCACGAAGACAGAACGTCGTTTCAGCGCATTAGCGAGCTGAATGACACGATGTCGGCAGCGCAGTTGAAAGGCCGCATCAGAAGCATGACCGTCATAGGCGAAGGCCACAAACGTCGGCTTACGGTGGAGTTTACCGATGGTACGGGCATCGTTGAGTTTGTCTTTTTCCAAAGCATTGATTGGCACCTCAAACACCTCAAAGAAGGCGGTGAATACATTGCGTACGGCAAACCCCAACGGTTTGGACAGCGCTTCAACTTTAGCCATCCCGACCTCGAAACCATCAACCCCGAAAATGAAGGAGGTGGCTATTTTCAACCCGTTTATAATCTAACGGAAACACTCCGTAAGAAATACCTCGACAGTCGGTTTTTGAGTAAAATCATGCGGAGTTTGTTGGAGCAAGCGACGCCGCATTTTCGAGAAACGCTGCCGCAAGAGTTGGTGCAAAAATACCGCCTTTTGCCCAAAGCCGAGGCCATGTGGGGCATTCACTTGCCTGACAGTCAATACGCCCTTACGCAAGCCCTGCGTCGATTGAAGTTTGAGGAGTTGTTTTATAACCAATTGCGGTTGCTCAAAAACAAGCTCCTGCAAAAACGCGAGTATCCTGGGCAAGTTTTTAGCAACCTTGATATGCTAAAAACGTTCTACCAACAACACTTGCCGTTTGGGCTTACCAATGCTCAAAAACGCGTTTTGCGCGAAATCCACGACGATTTTAAATCGGGCAAGCAGATGAACCGCCTCTTGCAGGGCGACGTAGGAAGTGGTAAAACGATTGTGGCATTTATCTCGATGTTGATGGCCATCGACAACGGCGCGCAAGCCTGTCTTATGGCGCCCACCGAAATTTTGGCCGACCAACACTACCGTGGTCTAAAGCCTTTTTGTGACGCCTTGGGAATAAATATCTCACTTCTGACGGGTTCTACCACCAAAAAAGGCCGTAAAATCGTGTTGCCAGGCCTGCAAGATGGCAGCATCCACATTGCTGTAGGCACGCACGCGCTATTGGAAGATACGGTGCAGTTCAAAAACTTAGGGCTCTGTATCATTGACGAGCAACACCGTTTTGGGGTGGCACAGCGGGCCAAAATGTGGGCCAAAAACGAAACTATTCACTCGCATATTTTGGTGATGACCGCCACGCCGATTCCGCGCACGTTGGCCATGACCCTCTACGGGGATTTGGATTTGAGTATCATCGACGAACTTCCCGCAGGCCGTAAGCCGATTGAGACGGTTCATTACTTCGAGACAAAACGCCTAGCGATGTTTGGGCGGGTAAAGGAGGAAATCCGCAAGGGTCGTCAAGTATATATTGTGTACCCGCTCATCGAAGAATCCGAAAAGCTGGATTACAACAACCTCATGGAAGGCTACGAAAGTATTCAGCGGACGTTTCCTGAGTACCACATTAGCATGGTACACGGCAAGCTGTTTCCCTACGAAAAAGACTTTGAAATGCAGCGATTTGTGAAAGGTGAAACGCAAATTATGGTGGCCACCACGGTGATTGAAGTAGGAGTAAACGTCCCGAATGCGTCGGTGATGGTCATCGAAAGTGCCGAGCGTTTTGGGTTGTCGCAGTTGCATCAGTTGCGTGGACGCGTGGGTCGTGGGGCTGAGCAGAGTTATTGTTATTTGATGACGGGCGTGAAACTCAGCAAAGATACCCGCATTCGGATTGATACACTCTGCGCGACCAACAACGGTTTTGACATTGCCGACGTGGACTTAAAATTACGCGGTCCAGGCGACCTGACGGGCACGCAACAAAGCGGTTTGATGGATTTGTTGTTGGCCGATTTGGCCAAAGACGGTGCTGTATTAAAAGCCGCCCGCGAAGCTGCCGACGAAATTTTACAAGAAGACCCCGATTTGGTACTCCCCAAAAACGAACCCATCCGCAGCCACATTGACTCACTTCGGAAGGAGGAAACTAACTGGAGTCGCATTAGTTGA
- a CDS encoding sugar phosphate isomerase/epimerase: MNRRDALRQTALLSATCFTAPFDPLSDSLRRGYPLGACDWSLQRACNPAVFAYAKKIGLDGVQLSYNSRSDESYLLRPENQQAMREASQNAGVKMASLAIGELNRVPLKSEARTVDWISGSIDAAKALEVKVVLLAFFSQGDLRNDETGKKVVIERLKNLVPKAEKQGITLAIESYLSAQEHLDIIEAVGSPNLKVYYDPRNAADAGHDPYTEIPLLGQQKLICEVHLKENGNLLGQGSIDWPRIRQLLRQIRFKGWAHIEGAMPQGKTLDEAYPQNVQYARKIVG, encoded by the coding sequence ATGAATCGTCGCGATGCCCTCCGCCAAACGGCGCTCCTAAGTGCCACTTGTTTCACGGCTCCTTTTGACCCGTTATCCGACTCGCTTCGACGTGGTTATCCGTTAGGTGCTTGCGATTGGTCTTTGCAACGGGCCTGTAATCCAGCCGTTTTTGCGTATGCCAAAAAGATAGGACTTGATGGTGTGCAACTCAGCTATAATTCTCGCTCCGACGAAAGTTATCTTCTACGCCCCGAGAACCAACAGGCCATGCGGGAGGCTTCCCAAAATGCAGGGGTTAAGATGGCAAGTTTAGCCATTGGCGAACTAAATCGAGTCCCACTCAAGTCCGAAGCACGTACCGTTGACTGGATTAGTGGAAGTATCGACGCTGCCAAAGCGCTAGAGGTTAAGGTGGTACTATTGGCTTTTTTTTCGCAGGGTGATTTGCGAAACGATGAGACTGGAAAAAAGGTCGTCATCGAACGTCTAAAAAATCTTGTTCCTAAAGCCGAAAAACAGGGAATTACGCTCGCGATTGAATCCTACCTAAGTGCGCAAGAGCACCTCGATATCATTGAGGCCGTGGGTTCGCCTAATCTCAAAGTGTATTACGACCCGCGCAACGCCGCCGACGCAGGGCACGACCCTTACACTGAAATTCCTTTGCTGGGTCAACAAAAGCTCATTTGCGAAGTCCACCTCAAAGAAAACGGCAATTTGCTCGGCCAAGGCTCGATTGACTGGCCGAGGATTCGTCAATTGCTCCGACAGATTCGGTTCAAAGGATGGGCGCACATTGAGGGCGCGATGCCACAAGGTAAAACGTTGGACGAAGCCTATCCCCAAAATGTGCAGTATGCGCGCAAGATTGTTGGGTAA